One window of Marinomonas primoryensis genomic DNA carries:
- the rbfA gene encoding 30S ribosome-binding factor RbfA, giving the protein MAGEFSRTSRIGDQLQKELASLIQFEVKDPRLGLVTVNEVRVAKDLGYADIYYTVLGKDDQPEVLAENQAALDSAKGFLRRRLAKEVKLRVMPHLRFHYDQSVVNGSRMSALIDEAIRDDETKTGNEDE; this is encoded by the coding sequence ATGGCAGGCGAATTTAGTCGTACTAGTCGGATTGGTGACCAGCTCCAAAAGGAGCTGGCGTCCTTGATCCAGTTTGAAGTAAAGGATCCCCGCTTGGGATTGGTTACTGTCAACGAAGTGCGTGTTGCAAAAGATTTAGGTTATGCGGACATTTATTACACCGTGCTCGGTAAAGATGATCAGCCAGAAGTTTTGGCGGAAAATCAGGCTGCACTAGACAGTGCAAAAGGTTTTTTGCGTCGTCGTTTGGCTAAAGAAGTAAAACTTCGTGTTATGCCGCATTTACGTTTTCATTATGACCAGAGTGTGGTCAATGGTTCGCGAATGTCTGCTCTTATCGACGAAGCAATTCGTGATGATGAGACAAAAACCGGTAACGAAGACGAGTAA
- a CDS encoding DUF3080 family protein, which yields MLVKPFLTMILLSSIILVAFSGCDTRFKPETVLSGYVTDLNRSQSLSIPSPAIVMPISLPALRDRQKVLSTFDIGLLDFLSLQYCDVGMVAGKKNSILGKVMPDSQRFLYELDIIRAIESCDITDVNLAKELGRMAQQKRLELPVAFGNALFNGAEGKAFFSLSNGFLPLDYSSADQQALLGALHRLVDIGKGLSDLPKVDTAVFEGDLKTLMGSEYAGRLLYTLAQITRYLRSVSNEVGGLGSASCGPSMTYIKHQFEVHYVNIIQPYMGRINHSAYQVLPLLNQLAELSAPLSFEMSVFLNQLSLTKSGSEWLRYQQSSQSHAKNWSRLFDLCAISLKG from the coding sequence ATGTTAGTAAAACCCTTTCTTACTATGATTCTGTTGAGCAGCATTATACTCGTTGCCTTTAGTGGTTGTGATACTCGTTTTAAACCGGAGACTGTTTTATCGGGGTATGTAACAGATTTAAATCGTTCTCAGTCCCTCTCTATTCCTTCACCAGCAATTGTAATGCCAATTAGCTTGCCTGCATTACGAGATCGTCAGAAAGTGTTATCCACATTTGACATTGGGTTGTTAGATTTTTTATCTCTGCAGTATTGTGATGTTGGTATGGTAGCGGGTAAAAAAAACAGTATTCTTGGTAAGGTTATGCCTGATAGTCAGCGGTTCTTGTATGAACTGGATATTATCCGAGCTATTGAATCATGTGATATTACGGATGTGAACTTGGCGAAAGAGTTGGGTCGAATGGCCCAACAAAAGCGTCTTGAGTTGCCGGTGGCTTTTGGAAACGCGCTTTTTAATGGCGCGGAGGGGAAAGCATTTTTTAGTTTGTCGAATGGTTTTCTCCCTCTGGACTATTCCTCCGCCGACCAGCAGGCGTTATTGGGCGCGTTGCACCGTTTGGTTGATATAGGAAAAGGTCTCAGTGATTTACCGAAGGTTGATACAGCGGTATTCGAAGGTGATTTGAAAACATTAATGGGCAGTGAATATGCTGGAAGACTGCTGTACACATTAGCCCAAATAACACGTTATTTAAGGTCAGTATCGAATGAGGTGGGTGGATTGGGTAGTGCTTCATGCGGACCTTCTATGACATATATTAAGCATCAATTTGAAGTGCATTACGTCAATATCATTCAGCCTTACATGGGCAGAATAAATCACAGTGCGTATCAAGTTTTGCCTCTTCTTAATCAATTGGCCGAGTTGAGTGCTCCGCTGAGTTTTGAAATGTCGGTCTTTTTAAATCAACTTTCATTGACTAAGTCAGGCAGTGAGTGGCTACGGTATCAGCAATCTTCTCAATCACATGCTAAAAACTGGAGTCGTTTGTTTGATTTGTGTGCTATTTCACTTAAAGGATAA
- a CDS encoding GGDEF domain-containing protein, with translation MHDINELIDNVRRNEEIARKFFEIERCILSIGRCDQFVSTLTKEVQKQFRVPYVWVNLINEAPLSHLIESLEKMPDLRDRVLFTRRRSMIDIIKSSNKTILVNTNLSRCWEIIPAAYRDIISSVAISPLTIDGELVGLFCQADSDSTRYDATTKDTFLLDQLAIKISICLSNVTAREKLEYLATRDPLTGLLNRRQLELMLDREFARSKMKERDLTVVFIDCDAFKSINDTLGHNCGDEVLEYIAKRLLKYVHKQGLAFRFAGDEFVFVMPGKTYEQALLVAESIQEYLQSNPLRYKSNLVPITISYGGASVMSDAPVNYKHLLKVADERLYDYKNNRKRLVPTKVFKFLNRLR, from the coding sequence ATGCATGATATCAATGAACTGATCGACAATGTTAGACGCAATGAAGAGATCGCGCGCAAGTTTTTTGAAATTGAGCGTTGTATTCTTTCGATTGGTCGTTGTGATCAGTTCGTTTCCACGTTAACCAAGGAAGTGCAAAAACAATTTAGAGTACCCTATGTTTGGGTGAACCTGATTAATGAAGCGCCTTTGTCTCATCTGATAGAAAGCTTGGAAAAAATGCCCGATCTACGTGATCGAGTCTTGTTTACAAGGCGTCGCTCCATGATTGATATTATTAAATCCAGTAATAAAACGATCTTGGTTAATACAAACTTAAGTCGTTGTTGGGAGATTATTCCTGCTGCATATCGCGATATTATTTCTTCCGTCGCAATTTCACCGTTGACTATTGATGGTGAGTTGGTCGGATTATTTTGTCAGGCAGATTCGGACAGTACTCGCTACGACGCCACAACAAAAGATACCTTTCTACTTGATCAGTTAGCTATTAAAATTTCGATCTGTCTGAGTAATGTGACGGCCAGAGAAAAACTCGAATACCTAGCAACGCGTGATCCCTTGACTGGCTTGTTAAACCGTCGACAGTTAGAACTCATGTTGGATCGTGAATTTGCAAGATCTAAGATGAAAGAGCGTGACTTAACGGTTGTATTTATTGATTGCGATGCCTTTAAATCCATTAATGATACATTGGGTCATAATTGTGGTGATGAAGTTTTAGAGTATATTGCTAAGCGGTTGTTAAAGTACGTTCACAAGCAGGGGTTGGCTTTTCGTTTTGCAGGTGACGAATTTGTCTTTGTGATGCCTGGTAAGACTTATGAACAAGCTTTGTTAGTGGCAGAATCAATTCAAGAATATCTACAATCTAATCCTTTAAGGTATAAATCTAATCTTGTACCTATTACTATTAGTTATGGTGGTGCAAGTGTTATGTCTGATGCGCCCGTTAACTACAAGCATCTGCTGAAAGTGGCAGATGAGCGTCTCTATGATTATAAAAACAACCGTAAAAGATTGGTGCCGACGAAAGTCTTTAAGTTTTTAAATAGGCTTAGATAG
- the glk gene encoding glucokinase — protein sequence MSHALIADLGGTNARFALVPIGQYEPQEVRVFPCDNYESFFDAAADYIEHCSVDMDKIEAIVLAIAGPVNQPVIRFSNNPWHFTRAEVQSYFGADKAVALLNDFDAVGHCLEILTPQDMVVIGESSVVDPKGACWVVGAGTGLGISCVVPQDNGPNMVLPGEGGHVDLSACNEIEDDILKFLRTRHKRVSAERVLSGMGLENIYEALALREGIKRRLTAPEIGEALKSGKDPIAEAALEQFFVFLGRVIGDLVLSIESRGGVYIAGGIVPRYLNEILKSGFRDAMQDKGRMRALVSPIPTFVVISEYPGLMGCACYASYLVSKA from the coding sequence ATGTCCCATGCTTTAATCGCTGATCTTGGTGGAACCAATGCGCGTTTTGCTTTAGTTCCTATCGGTCAATATGAGCCTCAAGAAGTAAGAGTGTTTCCTTGTGATAATTACGAGAGCTTTTTTGATGCTGCCGCTGATTATATTGAGCACTGTAGTGTTGATATGGATAAAATCGAAGCGATTGTGTTGGCGATTGCGGGCCCTGTAAATCAACCAGTAATCCGCTTTTCAAATAACCCATGGCACTTTACCCGTGCAGAAGTACAATCCTATTTTGGCGCTGATAAAGCCGTTGCGTTATTGAATGATTTTGATGCCGTTGGGCATTGTTTGGAAATTCTTACCCCGCAAGATATGGTTGTTATTGGCGAAAGCTCGGTAGTTGATCCTAAAGGCGCTTGCTGGGTGGTTGGTGCCGGAACTGGGTTGGGTATTTCTTGTGTGGTCCCCCAAGATAACGGCCCTAATATGGTTTTGCCTGGAGAGGGCGGTCATGTCGATTTGTCGGCTTGTAACGAAATCGAAGATGATATTTTGAAATTTCTACGTACTCGTCATAAACGCGTATCTGCGGAGCGTGTTTTATCTGGAATGGGGCTGGAAAATATATACGAAGCTTTGGCTTTGCGTGAAGGAATTAAGAGACGATTAACCGCACCTGAAATCGGTGAAGCACTAAAATCCGGCAAAGACCCTATTGCTGAAGCTGCTTTAGAGCAGTTTTTTGTATTTTTAGGTCGAGTTATTGGAGATCTTGTTTTGTCGATTGAGTCTCGCGGTGGTGTTTATATTGCGGGTGGTATTGTCCCTCGTTATTTGAATGAAATCCTTAAAAGTGGTTTTCGTGATGCGATGCAGGACAAAGGTCGTATGAGAGCGTTAGTTTCACCTATTCCGACTTTTGTTGTGATATCTGAATACCCAGGTCTGATGGGTTGTGCCTGTTACGCGTCCTATCTTGTGTCGAAAGCCTAG
- a CDS encoding LPP20 family lipoprotein, with protein MKLKLAVVLVASVALVACSKDVVNTPAVAVPDCVFADGSNQAAPDWVCGAPLEGVALSAVGYSEKSAAGPNYMKQMAATAARVELAQVLSVDLQNMVKQYVETTGAGDAETVDRVNSVVTKQVTEQKLIGSQVVRQMPTPSGGLVVLVGLDPAQAEGIAESILRTSMRNEAALFQKLESEKSFDELASEIAKRHAN; from the coding sequence ATGAAATTGAAACTTGCAGTTGTCTTGGTTGCCAGTGTTGCTTTAGTGGCGTGTAGTAAAGATGTTGTAAACACCCCAGCGGTCGCCGTTCCAGACTGTGTGTTCGCAGATGGTTCAAATCAAGCGGCACCTGATTGGGTTTGTGGTGCGCCACTAGAGGGTGTGGCTTTGTCTGCTGTTGGTTACAGTGAAAAATCGGCTGCAGGGCCTAATTATATGAAACAAATGGCCGCGACAGCTGCTCGAGTAGAGTTGGCTCAAGTACTGAGTGTTGACTTGCAAAATATGGTTAAGCAGTACGTTGAGACCACAGGCGCTGGCGATGCAGAAACAGTCGATCGCGTGAACAGTGTTGTAACCAAACAAGTGACTGAGCAAAAATTGATTGGTTCTCAGGTGGTTCGTCAAATGCCAACGCCGTCTGGTGGTCTGGTTGTATTGGTGGGTTTAGACCCAGCACAAGCGGAAGGTATTGCAGAAAGTATTTTGCGTACTTCTATGAGAAATGAAGCGGCTTTGTTTCAAAAACTAGAATCTGAAAAGAGTTTCGATGAGCTAGCGTCAGAAATTGCGAAACGCCACGCTAACTAA
- the pnp gene encoding polyribonucleotide nucleotidyltransferase — protein sequence MSITTKTFQFGNDTVTIETGRIARQATGAVLCTIGDAQVLATVVGSKTARAGQDFFPLSVHYQERAYAVGKIPGGFLKREGRPSEKETLTSRLIDRPIRPLFPKGYMNEVQVVCTVMSTNTNLDADIAAMLATSAALTISGIPFNGPIGAARVGFNDESGYILNPSYSDLDGSLLDMVVAGTKDAVLMVESEAQELTEDEMLGAVLYAHKEMQVAISAITEFAAEAGKPRWEWEAETVNASLTDALATGYADQVAEAYGISEKMARYAKLGEVRNAAIAALVTEGGEFTEADVTGAFSKLEKRTVRRRVIDGQSRIDGRDNKTVRPISVEVGMLSKTHGSALFTRGETQAIATCTLGTSRDAQMTDGLTGESKDSFMLHYNFPPYSVGECGRMGGVGRREIGHGRLARRGVQAVLPSEDEFPYTIRIVSEITESNGSSSMASVCGASLAMMDAGVPLKAPVAGIAMGLIKEDDGFAVLTDILGDEDHLGDMDFKVAGTEEGITALQMDIKIEGINEEIMDIALTQAMEARKHILREMAVVIGYARPEVSPNAPSMATIKIDPEKIRDVIGKGGAMIRSITEQTGASIDLDDDGTVRIYAADKSSSDAALLKIHEITAEAEVDKLYKGKVVRLAEFGAFVNILPGKDGLVHISQIAEERIRAVTDFLSEGQEVIVKVLDVDARGRIKLSMKDVTEEEKAAYTE from the coding sequence GTGAGTATTACAACTAAAACTTTCCAGTTTGGTAACGACACCGTTACTATCGAAACCGGCCGTATCGCTCGTCAAGCGACAGGTGCTGTATTATGTACTATTGGTGATGCACAAGTACTTGCCACTGTAGTAGGCTCTAAAACAGCAAGAGCTGGCCAAGACTTTTTCCCTCTTTCTGTTCATTACCAAGAGCGTGCATACGCTGTCGGTAAAATCCCAGGTGGTTTCTTAAAGCGTGAAGGTCGTCCTTCTGAAAAAGAAACACTGACTTCTCGTTTAATCGACCGTCCAATTCGCCCATTGTTTCCTAAAGGGTACATGAACGAAGTTCAGGTTGTTTGTACTGTTATGTCGACTAACACTAACTTAGACGCTGATATTGCGGCTATGTTGGCAACGTCTGCCGCATTGACTATTTCTGGTATCCCTTTCAATGGACCAATCGGTGCAGCACGAGTTGGCTTCAATGATGAGTCTGGTTACATACTTAACCCTAGTTATTCTGACTTAGATGGTTCTTTGTTGGATATGGTTGTGGCAGGCACAAAAGACGCTGTACTAATGGTTGAGTCTGAAGCTCAAGAGCTAACGGAAGACGAAATGTTGGGTGCGGTTCTTTACGCGCACAAAGAAATGCAAGTCGCTATCTCTGCGATTACTGAATTTGCAGCAGAAGCTGGTAAGCCTCGTTGGGAATGGGAAGCAGAAACAGTAAATGCTTCATTGACCGACGCATTGGCAACAGGTTATGCCGATCAAGTCGCAGAAGCTTATGGCATCAGCGAAAAAATGGCGCGCTACGCTAAATTAGGCGAAGTACGTAATGCTGCTATCGCCGCTTTGGTTACTGAAGGTGGTGAGTTTACTGAAGCCGACGTTACGGGCGCTTTCTCTAAACTTGAGAAACGTACTGTTCGTCGTCGTGTTATCGATGGTCAATCGCGTATTGATGGTCGTGATAATAAAACAGTTCGTCCAATCAGTGTTGAAGTGGGAATGCTTAGCAAAACTCATGGTTCTGCTTTGTTTACTCGTGGTGAAACACAAGCAATTGCGACTTGTACTCTAGGCACAAGCCGTGATGCGCAAATGACTGATGGCTTGACTGGCGAAAGTAAAGACAGCTTCATGCTGCATTACAACTTTCCTCCTTACTCTGTTGGTGAGTGTGGTCGCATGGGCGGTGTTGGTCGTCGTGAGATTGGTCACGGTCGTTTAGCTCGTCGTGGTGTTCAAGCTGTATTGCCAAGCGAAGACGAATTCCCATACACAATTCGTATCGTTTCTGAGATCACTGAATCAAACGGTTCAAGCTCTATGGCGTCTGTTTGTGGCGCGTCGTTGGCGATGATGGATGCAGGTGTTCCTCTTAAAGCCCCAGTTGCTGGTATCGCAATGGGTCTTATTAAAGAAGACGATGGTTTTGCTGTATTGACTGACATCTTGGGTGACGAAGATCACCTAGGTGATATGGACTTTAAAGTTGCTGGTACAGAAGAAGGTATTACAGCACTTCAAATGGACATTAAAATTGAAGGCATCAATGAAGAAATCATGGATATCGCTCTAACCCAAGCAATGGAAGCGCGTAAGCACATCCTGCGTGAAATGGCTGTTGTCATTGGTTATGCTCGTCCAGAAGTTTCTCCAAATGCGCCATCTATGGCGACGATCAAAATTGATCCTGAGAAAATTCGTGACGTTATCGGTAAGGGTGGTGCGATGATTCGTTCTATTACCGAACAAACGGGTGCGTCAATCGACCTTGATGATGATGGTACAGTACGCATTTATGCGGCTGATAAGTCGTCTTCTGATGCGGCTTTGTTGAAAATCCATGAAATCACAGCGGAAGCTGAAGTTGATAAACTTTACAAAGGTAAAGTAGTTCGTCTTGCTGAATTCGGTGCTTTCGTAAATATCTTACCTGGTAAAGATGGTTTGGTTCACATCTCTCAGATCGCTGAAGAGCGTATCCGTGCGGTGACAGACTTCCTTTCTGAAGGTCAAGAAGTTATCGTTAAAGTTCTAGATGTTGATGCGCGTGGCCGTATTAAATTGTCTATGAAAGACGTAACGGAAGAAGAGAAAGCCGCTTACACTGAGTAA
- a CDS encoding acyl-CoA thioesterase, with protein MNKLLIQKREEISETRVAKMVFPATTNHYDTLFGGIALQWMDEVAYIAATRFSRKTMVTISTEQIDFKQPIPSGILIELIARVVHVGRTSLKVEVSIFLEQLDSDKRTKAITGHFNFVAVDENKKPTPIFNDENTQ; from the coding sequence ATGAACAAGCTACTCATTCAAAAACGTGAAGAAATATCAGAAACACGTGTCGCTAAAATGGTGTTTCCAGCCACAACAAATCACTATGACACATTATTTGGAGGCATCGCCCTGCAATGGATGGACGAAGTGGCTTATATTGCAGCAACGCGTTTTTCTAGAAAAACGATGGTGACCATTTCGACAGAGCAGATCGATTTCAAACAACCTATCCCTTCTGGAATCTTGATAGAATTAATTGCCCGTGTTGTTCACGTTGGGCGAACATCCCTAAAGGTAGAAGTGTCTATTTTTCTCGAACAACTAGACAGTGATAAACGCACAAAAGCTATAACAGGACATTTTAACTTTGTCGCCGTCGATGAAAATAAGAAGCCAACCCCTATCTTTAATGACGAAAATACCCAGTAA
- the rpsO gene encoding 30S ribosomal protein S15, which produces MALTAESKAALVKEFQVAEGDTGSPEVQVALLTKNIEGLQGHFKAHIHDHHSRRGLIRMVNQRRKLLDYLKRKDAARYTGLIKKLGLRR; this is translated from the coding sequence ATGGCATTAACTGCAGAATCAAAAGCAGCGTTGGTTAAAGAGTTTCAAGTAGCGGAAGGCGACACTGGTTCTCCTGAAGTTCAAGTAGCATTGTTGACTAAGAACATCGAAGGTCTACAAGGTCACTTTAAAGCTCATATCCATGACCACCATTCTCGCCGCGGTCTAATCCGCATGGTAAACCAACGTCGTAAATTGTTGGATTACCTTAAGCGTAAAGATGCAGCTCGTTACACTGGTTTGATCAAAAAACTAGGTCTGCGTCGCTAA
- the infB gene encoding translation initiation factor IF-2, whose product MTVQTVKILSELVNTPVDKLLTQMKDAGLPQTSASQEVSEVEKQTLLSFLKRQHGEEDDGSQRITLQRKTTSTLSRDGGKAVNVAVKKKRTYVKRDDVDEETQKQEELLAKRLVEEQAAEEARLEEERKLEKEKAVKAQAEAEEKARQEAVASTVVAKADAVNDTEQNVSSTGAAEPVESPKQPKAAKKVSQPAMENKKPAAAPKGKKGPVRHDNDKDKEKPRGRNNPENKRTSRVNVNGEDEFSRRGKLGRKGKKPSKQEHGFQKPTAKMIHEVALPESITVADLAEKMAVKGAEVIKIMFKMGAMATINQTIDRETATLVVEEMGHTVKFIDENAVENDMIGAIDYEGEAIKRAPVVTVMGHVDHGKTSLLDYIRTTRVAAGESGGITQHIGAYHVETPHGMVSFLDTPGHAAFTSMRARGAKATDIVILVCAADDGVMPQTIEAIQHSRAAGVPMVVAITKIDKEGADLDRVKNELVAQEVVPEEWGGDVQFVGVSAKSGEGIEALLEAVLLQSEVLELTAVPSSPGKGVVVESRLDRGRGSVATVLVQNGTLRKGDVVLAGLQMGRVRALLDENGNSIDEAGPSIPVEILGLDGTPEAGEEFIVVSDERKAREVANFRQGKYREVRFARQHSAKLENLFSEMGKDEVRTLNVVLKADVRGSLEALIKSLTDMNTDEVKVNVVSSGVGGITETDATLALASDAVIFGFNVRADNSAKQFIERESIDLRYYSIIYNIIDDVKSALSGMLSPDLREDIKGTAEVRDVFRSPKFGLIAGCMVVEGTVFRNKQIRVLRDDVVIYEGELESLRRFKDVVNEVSRGMECGIGVKNYNDVKVGDKIEVFETVEVARTL is encoded by the coding sequence ATGACAGTTCAAACCGTAAAGATACTATCCGAGTTGGTAAATACGCCAGTCGATAAGCTACTAACTCAGATGAAAGACGCTGGGCTTCCTCAAACGAGTGCAAGCCAAGAAGTCTCTGAAGTTGAAAAGCAAACCTTGTTGAGTTTTTTGAAACGTCAACATGGTGAAGAAGATGATGGCAGCCAGCGTATTACTCTACAACGTAAAACAACAAGTACGCTGTCTCGTGACGGCGGCAAAGCAGTAAATGTTGCTGTGAAAAAGAAGCGTACTTATGTAAAACGCGATGACGTTGATGAAGAGACTCAAAAGCAGGAAGAACTGCTTGCCAAGCGTCTTGTAGAAGAGCAGGCTGCAGAAGAAGCGCGTTTAGAAGAAGAACGTAAGCTAGAAAAAGAGAAGGCAGTCAAGGCTCAAGCTGAGGCTGAAGAAAAAGCGCGTCAAGAAGCAGTTGCAAGTACAGTCGTAGCAAAAGCTGACGCGGTAAATGATACGGAGCAGAATGTCTCCAGTACAGGAGCGGCAGAACCCGTGGAATCACCTAAGCAGCCAAAAGCAGCCAAAAAAGTGTCTCAGCCAGCGATGGAAAATAAGAAACCAGCGGCGGCGCCTAAAGGTAAAAAAGGGCCAGTTAGACATGACAACGATAAAGATAAAGAAAAGCCTCGTGGTCGTAATAACCCAGAAAACAAACGCACCTCTCGCGTTAATGTAAATGGCGAAGATGAGTTTTCTCGTCGTGGTAAGTTGGGCCGTAAAGGTAAGAAACCTTCTAAACAAGAACATGGTTTCCAAAAGCCTACTGCTAAAATGATTCACGAAGTGGCATTGCCAGAAAGTATCACTGTTGCTGATCTTGCTGAGAAAATGGCGGTGAAAGGCGCAGAAGTTATTAAGATCATGTTTAAAATGGGCGCAATGGCGACTATTAACCAAACAATTGATCGTGAAACTGCGACTCTAGTAGTCGAAGAAATGGGTCATACCGTTAAATTCATCGACGAAAATGCTGTTGAAAACGATATGATTGGCGCGATTGATTACGAAGGTGAAGCGATTAAACGTGCACCTGTAGTCACGGTTATGGGTCATGTAGACCATGGTAAAACATCGTTGCTTGATTATATCCGTACAACACGAGTTGCGGCGGGTGAATCAGGTGGTATTACACAGCATATCGGTGCGTACCATGTTGAAACGCCACATGGCATGGTGAGCTTTTTAGACACACCTGGACACGCTGCGTTTACTTCTATGCGTGCTCGTGGTGCTAAAGCGACTGATATTGTTATCCTTGTTTGTGCTGCCGACGATGGTGTAATGCCACAAACGATTGAAGCTATTCAGCATTCACGTGCTGCTGGCGTACCAATGGTTGTCGCTATCACTAAGATAGACAAAGAAGGTGCTGACCTTGATCGTGTTAAAAACGAATTAGTCGCACAAGAAGTTGTTCCGGAAGAATGGGGCGGTGATGTTCAGTTTGTTGGCGTTTCTGCGAAGTCTGGTGAAGGCATTGAAGCGCTTCTAGAAGCGGTTCTACTACAATCTGAAGTGCTTGAGTTAACCGCTGTTCCTAGCTCTCCAGGCAAAGGTGTGGTTGTTGAATCTCGCCTTGATCGTGGTCGTGGCTCCGTTGCTACTGTGTTGGTTCAGAATGGTACTTTGCGTAAAGGCGATGTTGTTCTTGCTGGTCTACAAATGGGCCGTGTTCGTGCCTTGCTAGATGAAAATGGCAACTCAATTGATGAAGCCGGACCGTCTATTCCTGTAGAAATTCTAGGTCTTGATGGCACGCCTGAAGCGGGTGAAGAATTCATCGTTGTTTCAGATGAGCGTAAAGCACGTGAAGTTGCTAATTTCCGCCAAGGAAAATACCGCGAAGTGCGTTTTGCTCGTCAGCATTCTGCTAAATTAGAGAATTTGTTCTCTGAAATGGGCAAAGATGAAGTTCGTACTTTGAACGTAGTTTTAAAAGCAGATGTTCGTGGTTCTCTGGAAGCTTTGATTAAGTCATTGACTGACATGAATACAGACGAAGTGAAAGTAAATGTTGTGTCTAGCGGCGTAGGTGGTATCACTGAAACCGACGCTACATTAGCACTTGCTTCTGATGCCGTTATCTTTGGTTTTAATGTTCGTGCTGATAACTCTGCTAAGCAGTTTATCGAACGTGAGAGCATTGATCTTCGCTACTACAGCATTATCTATAACATCATTGATGATGTTAAGTCTGCGTTGTCAGGTATGTTGTCTCCAGACCTACGTGAAGATATTAAAGGTACTGCCGAAGTTCGTGATGTATTCCGTTCGCCTAAGTTTGGTTTGATTGCCGGCTGTATGGTTGTCGAAGGTACTGTATTCCGTAATAAGCAGATTCGTGTTCTACGTGACGATGTGGTTATTTATGAAGGTGAACTTGAGTCTCTTCGTCGCTTTAAAGACGTAGTGAATGAAGTTAGCCGCGGTATGGAATGTGGTATCGGTGTGAAAAACTACAACGATGTCAAAGTAGGCGATAAGATCGAGGTTTTTGAAACCGTCGAAGTTGCGCGTACGCTTTAA
- the truB gene encoding tRNA pseudouridine(55) synthase TruB, which produces MSKTKWRSVDGIVLLNKPIGLSSNQALQRVRRLYRAAKAGHTGALDPLATGMLPLCLGEATKFSQFLLDADKRYVTCIQLGKRTTTGDREGEILTDEEIPALTDEQLELVLDCFRGEIEQIPPMYSALKHEGKPLYEYARQGIVIERKRRRVTIADLTLLSRTEDTLTLDIQCTKGTYIRTIGEDIGEALGCGAHLHSLYRVSTAGYSPDRMLTLEEFERIAEQGEAELDTYLMTMDTAVEHLNRVELLAEDTREMLFGRSVSNLTSFTDGSLVRLYDQNTQRFLGLGVLKDTIIRPHRLVNTSELANV; this is translated from the coding sequence ATGTCTAAGACAAAATGGCGTTCAGTAGACGGTATTGTTCTACTGAATAAGCCCATCGGTTTAAGCTCGAACCAAGCGTTACAGCGTGTTCGCCGCCTTTATCGGGCCGCGAAAGCGGGACACACTGGAGCGCTTGACCCTTTAGCAACCGGTATGTTGCCATTGTGTTTGGGTGAAGCGACCAAGTTTTCACAATTCCTATTGGATGCAGATAAACGTTATGTGACCTGTATTCAGTTAGGAAAAAGAACCACTACGGGAGACCGTGAGGGTGAGATACTGACTGATGAAGAGATTCCAGCACTAACTGATGAACAGCTTGAGCTAGTATTGGATTGTTTTCGAGGTGAGATTGAACAGATACCACCTATGTATTCTGCACTGAAGCACGAAGGTAAGCCTTTGTATGAATATGCCCGCCAAGGCATTGTTATAGAGAGAAAACGCCGTCGTGTTACTATTGCTGATCTGACTCTCTTGTCTAGAACGGAAGACACGCTGACGTTAGATATTCAATGTACCAAGGGCACTTATATTCGAACTATTGGTGAAGATATAGGGGAGGCGCTTGGTTGTGGTGCTCATTTGCATTCATTGTACAGAGTGTCTACGGCAGGATATTCGCCAGACCGTATGTTGACACTGGAAGAGTTCGAACGCATTGCTGAGCAAGGTGAAGCTGAGTTAGATACCTATTTAATGACAATGGATACTGCTGTTGAGCATTTGAATAGAGTCGAATTGCTTGCTGAAGACACAAGAGAAATGCTATTCGGTAGAAGTGTCTCTAATCTAACTTCATTTACGGATGGCAGTTTGGTTAGGTTATACGATCAAAACACCCAGCGGTTTTTGGGCTTAGGCGTGTTGAAAGATACGATTATTAGGCCGCATAGACTCGTAAATACCAGTGAGTTGGCTAACGTTTAG